A window from Polyangiaceae bacterium encodes these proteins:
- a CDS encoding Stp1/IreP family PP2C-type Ser/Thr phosphatase: MSEQATRDPVPETSLSTEPAEIASSHAQSAEVSSNIQLRLFGRTDVGQVREHNEDNFIVADLSKGQRGMMEPGRDVPLGARGVVLGVCDGMGGAAAGEVASQLAVDIIFQKMMSGEAPTTHDDLASRLVQAIEAAGLRIFSEAKLDRTRRGMGTTSTVASLLDDHLFIGQVGDSRAYILRGDKLVQVTRDQSLVNQLIEAGQLTEEEAETFEHNNIILQALGTSDSVQVDLTFVELKRGDTLLLCSDGLSGMVRNDEIREVLRSVDDPHEACKVLIDRANQAGGHDNVTVVISKFIGEGLDAPTQDDITGLRYRKYQLPERSPSAPVSAPDPSRRVKELDQAKVSVGLGGGSSAYDSHRGVDSERRRGDSRGRESTDLDRGAYGLDDPVDIPTDSAPQWLIVMMIASAFACIAVAAYYLLRP, encoded by the coding sequence ATGAGCGAACAAGCCACTCGAGACCCCGTGCCCGAAACCTCGCTCTCTACTGAGCCTGCCGAGATTGCGTCTTCCCATGCGCAGTCGGCGGAGGTGTCGAGCAACATTCAACTACGCCTCTTTGGCCGTACGGACGTCGGCCAAGTGCGTGAGCACAACGAGGACAACTTCATCGTTGCCGATTTGTCGAAAGGACAGCGCGGCATGATGGAACCCGGGCGCGACGTGCCACTTGGCGCACGTGGTGTGGTTCTCGGCGTCTGCGACGGCATGGGCGGTGCTGCTGCAGGTGAAGTCGCCAGCCAGCTCGCAGTCGACATCATCTTCCAGAAAATGATGTCCGGTGAGGCGCCGACGACGCACGACGATCTCGCGTCGCGTCTCGTGCAAGCGATCGAAGCGGCGGGCCTGCGCATATTCAGCGAAGCAAAGCTCGATCGCACGCGGCGAGGGATGGGCACGACGTCCACGGTCGCATCGCTGCTCGATGATCATCTCTTCATCGGCCAAGTGGGCGACAGTCGCGCGTACATCCTACGCGGGGACAAACTCGTCCAAGTCACCCGCGATCAATCGCTCGTCAATCAGCTCATCGAAGCCGGACAACTCACGGAAGAAGAAGCCGAGACGTTCGAGCACAACAACATCATCCTGCAAGCGCTCGGCACATCGGACAGCGTTCAGGTCGACCTCACGTTCGTCGAACTGAAACGAGGCGACACGCTGCTGCTTTGTTCCGACGGGCTTTCGGGCATGGTTCGGAACGACGAGATTCGCGAAGTTTTGCGCAGCGTCGATGACCCGCACGAAGCGTGCAAGGTGCTCATCGACAGGGCGAATCAAGCGGGCGGTCACGACAACGTGACGGTCGTCATCTCGAAGTTCATTGGCGAAGGGCTCGATGCGCCGACGCAAGACGACATCACGGGCCTTCGCTATCGCAAGTACCAGCTCCCCGAGCGGTCTCCATCGGCGCCCGTTTCGGCGCCGGATCCGAGCCGTCGGGTCAAGGAGCTCGATCAAGCCAAGGTGTCCGTGGGACTTGGTGGCGGTTCTTCGGCGTACGACTCGCATCGCGGTGTCGACAGTGAAAGACGTCGCGGTGATTCGCGTGGTCGTGAGTCGACCGATCTGGATCGTGGTGCGTACGGCCTCGACGATCCGGTCGACATTCCCACCGACAGTGCACCGCAATGGCTCATCGTGATGATGATTGCGAGTGCTTTCGCCTGCATCGCGGTCGCTGCGTATTACCTGCTGCGACCATAG
- a CDS encoding FHA domain-containing protein, translating to MICDVCRRENADNLTFCLDCGRRLKPQTRGVPPTPPRGIERVPMDPNALPNSAALFAAFDNVTLDTDASSTSTTQSGRQSRPSAAPSSGSGLLPGSSGRPGSVRQRPEAPSFKFSKSFSAEGPAICPACSASNPPGHRFCATCGAAIGRVSTAPRARDDLPSTPTPPPVEVTATPPPAVVAPVVEAPPAVVVPAASSAPTKSSPSVIPSAHPVLSAPMTAAAPTAPSAEGEQIVGAPVVGIATRNAAPKLIRCARCHGHSAEGTRFCKYCGAPLEEPSSASRADADVDAALDVALGSVGRNERTALTLAPAANVTVAQPSDGTAKTARLVVIAEDGTEGKVFPLEGTQVDIGRTEGDIVLADDYYVSPRHARLVFQGDKWFIRDLSSTNGVYRRIWEPHVLKDGDLLLLGLEVLQFETVSDAERGLGHASQHGTLLFGSPSLTRRARLCQRTVEGIIRDVHHLFRDETVIGREVGDIVFTADPFLSRRHASVRRAPMSGTFTLTDLDSSNGTFVAIRGDVPLNNGDYLRVGQHLFRVDLA from the coding sequence GTGATCTGCGACGTCTGCAGGCGTGAAAACGCCGACAACTTGACGTTTTGCCTCGATTGCGGCCGCCGATTGAAGCCGCAAACGCGAGGCGTGCCGCCGACGCCACCACGCGGCATCGAACGGGTGCCGATGGACCCGAACGCGTTGCCCAATTCTGCGGCGCTGTTTGCGGCGTTCGACAACGTCACACTCGACACGGATGCGTCGTCGACGAGCACGACACAATCGGGGCGGCAGAGCAGACCGTCGGCGGCTCCATCTTCGGGTTCGGGACTTCTTCCCGGTTCATCGGGACGCCCCGGATCGGTGCGTCAACGACCCGAAGCTCCGTCGTTCAAATTTTCCAAATCGTTCAGCGCCGAAGGACCTGCGATTTGTCCTGCGTGCAGCGCGTCGAATCCGCCTGGGCATCGCTTCTGCGCGACGTGTGGAGCTGCGATTGGACGCGTGTCGACGGCGCCACGCGCTCGCGACGACTTGCCTTCGACGCCCACGCCACCGCCTGTCGAAGTAACTGCAACGCCTCCGCCCGCAGTCGTAGCGCCTGTTGTCGAAGCACCGCCTGCGGTCGTCGTACCTGCGGCATCGTCGGCGCCTACGAAGTCGTCGCCATCGGTCATCCCGTCCGCGCATCCGGTTCTATCGGCGCCGATGACGGCCGCTGCGCCGACGGCACCATCGGCCGAGGGTGAGCAGATCGTTGGCGCACCCGTCGTGGGTATCGCGACGCGCAATGCTGCGCCGAAGCTGATTCGTTGCGCTCGGTGTCACGGACACTCGGCAGAAGGCACGCGCTTTTGCAAGTATTGCGGCGCGCCGCTCGAGGAACCAAGCAGCGCGTCTCGCGCCGATGCCGACGTCGACGCGGCGCTCGATGTGGCCTTGGGCTCGGTTGGTCGAAACGAACGCACGGCCTTGACGCTTGCTCCAGCGGCGAACGTGACGGTCGCGCAACCTTCGGACGGCACGGCGAAAACAGCGCGACTGGTCGTCATCGCCGAGGACGGCACGGAAGGCAAGGTTTTTCCTTTGGAGGGGACGCAGGTCGATATCGGACGCACGGAAGGTGACATCGTGCTGGCCGACGACTACTACGTGTCCCCTCGTCATGCTCGGCTGGTGTTTCAGGGAGACAAGTGGTTCATCCGCGATCTGAGCTCGACCAACGGGGTCTACCGTCGCATCTGGGAACCGCATGTCTTGAAAGATGGCGACTTGCTTCTCCTGGGCTTGGAAGTGTTACAGTTCGAAACCGTGAGCGACGCGGAACGAGGGTTAGGCCATGCGTCCCAGCATGGGACCCTGCTGTTCGGTTCACCTTCGCTAACGCGTCGAGCACGTCTTTGCCAACGCACGGTCGAGGGAATCATTCGCGACGTGCACCACTTGTTCCGGGATGAGACGGTGATTGGGCGGGAGGTGGGTGACATTGTTTTCACGGCTGATCCGTTTCTTTCCAGGCGCCATGCCTCGGTTCGCAGAGCGCCGATGTCCGGGACTTTCACCCTCACGGATCTCGACTCGTCGAATGGCACATTCGTCGCCATTCGCGGGGACGTTCCTCTGAACAATGGCGACTACCTGCGCGTTGGACAGCACCTCTTCCGGGTGGACCTCGCATAG